A genomic window from Klebsiella quasipneumoniae subsp. quasipneumoniae includes:
- the nuoH gene encoding NADH-quinone oxidoreductase subunit NuoH, with protein MSWLTPDLIDILLSILKAVVILLVVVTCGAFMSFGERRLLGLFQNRYGPNRVGWGGSLQLVADMIKMFFKEDWVPRFSDRVIFTLAPVIAFTSLLLAFAIVPVSPTWVVADLNIGILFFLMMAGLAVYAVLFAGWSSNNKYSLLGAMRASAQTLSYEVFLGLSLMGVVAQAGSFNMTDIVNNQAHLWNVIPQFFGFVTFAIAGVAVCHRHPFDQPEAEQELADGYHIEYSGMKFGLFFVGEYIGIVTVSALIVTLFFGGWNGPWLPPFIWFALKTAFFMMMFILIRASLPRPRYDQVMSFGWKVCLPLTLVNLLVTAAVILWQAQ; from the coding sequence ATGAGCTGGTTAACGCCGGATCTTATCGACATTCTGTTAAGCATCCTGAAGGCCGTGGTCATTCTGCTGGTGGTGGTCACCTGCGGCGCGTTCATGAGCTTCGGCGAGCGTCGTCTGCTCGGTCTGTTCCAGAACCGCTACGGGCCAAACCGGGTGGGCTGGGGCGGTTCGCTGCAGCTGGTCGCCGACATGATCAAAATGTTCTTTAAAGAGGACTGGGTTCCGCGCTTCTCGGATCGCGTGATCTTTACTCTGGCGCCGGTGATCGCCTTTACTTCGCTGCTGCTGGCCTTCGCCATTGTGCCGGTCAGCCCGACGTGGGTGGTGGCCGATCTGAACATCGGGATCCTGTTCTTCCTGATGATGGCAGGCCTGGCGGTGTACGCGGTGCTGTTCGCCGGTTGGTCGAGCAACAACAAATACTCCCTGCTGGGGGCGATGCGTGCTTCCGCGCAGACCCTGAGCTACGAAGTGTTCCTCGGCCTCTCCCTGATGGGCGTGGTGGCGCAGGCGGGGTCATTCAACATGACCGATATCGTCAACAACCAGGCGCATCTGTGGAACGTTATTCCGCAGTTCTTCGGCTTCGTGACGTTCGCCATCGCCGGCGTGGCGGTGTGTCACCGTCACCCGTTCGACCAGCCGGAAGCGGAGCAGGAGCTGGCCGATGGTTACCACATTGAATATTCCGGCATGAAGTTCGGTCTGTTCTTCGTGGGTGAATACATCGGTATCGTCACCGTTTCAGCGCTGATCGTCACGCTGTTCTTCGGCGGCTGGAATGGCCCGTGGTTACCTCCTTTCATCTGGTTCGCGCTGAAAACCGCGTTCTTCATGATGATGTTCATTTTGATCCGCGCATCATTACCTCGTCCGCGCTATGACCAGGTAATGTCCTTTGGCTGGAAGGTATGCCTGCCGTTAACGCTGGTCAACTTGTTGGTAACGGCGGCTGTCATTCTCTGGCAGGCGCAATAA
- the nuoM gene encoding NADH-quinone oxidoreductase subunit M translates to MLLPWLILIPFIGGFLCWQTERFGVKVPRWIALITMGLTLALGLQLWMQGGYSLTQSAGIPQWQSEFVLPWIPRFGISIHLAIDGLSLLMVVLTGLLGVLAVLCSWREIEKYQGFFHLNLMWILGGVIGVFLAIDMFLFFFFWEMMLVPMYFLIALWGHKASDGKTRITAATKFFIYTQASGMVMLIAILALAFVHFNATGVWTFNYEELLKTPMSHGVEYLLMLGFFIAFAVKMPVVPLHGWLPDAHSQAPTAGSVDLAGILLKTAAYGLLRFALPLFPNASAEFAPIAMWLGVIGIFYGAWMAFAQTDIKRLIAYTSVSHMGFVLIAIYTGSQLAYQGAVIQMIAHGLSAAGLFILCGQLYERLHTRDMRQMGGLWSKIKWLPAMSMFFAVATLGMPGTGNFVGEFMILFGSYKVVPVITVISTFGLVFASVYSLSMLHRAYFGKAKSEIAAKALPGMSLRELSIILLLVVLLVLLGFFPQPILDTSHAAMSNIQQWFVNSVSTTRP, encoded by the coding sequence ATGTTATTGCCTTGGTTGATATTAATCCCCTTTATCGGCGGCTTCCTGTGCTGGCAGACCGAACGCTTTGGCGTGAAAGTGCCGCGCTGGATCGCGCTGATTACTATGGGACTGACGCTGGCGCTTGGCCTGCAGCTGTGGATGCAGGGCGGCTATTCTCTGACGCAATCCGCGGGTATTCCGCAGTGGCAGTCTGAGTTCGTGCTGCCGTGGATCCCACGCTTCGGCATTAGCATTCATCTGGCGATCGACGGCCTGTCGCTGCTGATGGTGGTGCTGACCGGTCTGCTCGGCGTGCTGGCGGTGCTCTGTTCCTGGCGCGAAATCGAAAAATACCAGGGATTCTTCCACCTCAACCTGATGTGGATCCTGGGCGGCGTCATCGGCGTGTTCCTCGCCATCGACATGTTCCTGTTCTTCTTCTTCTGGGAAATGATGTTGGTGCCGATGTACTTCCTGATCGCGCTGTGGGGCCACAAAGCCTCTGACGGTAAAACGCGTATCACGGCGGCCACCAAGTTCTTCATCTACACCCAGGCGAGCGGCATGGTGATGCTGATCGCCATTCTGGCGCTGGCATTCGTCCACTTCAACGCCACCGGCGTGTGGACTTTCAACTATGAAGAGCTGTTGAAAACCCCGATGTCCCACGGCGTGGAATACCTGCTGATGCTCGGCTTCTTCATCGCCTTCGCGGTGAAAATGCCGGTGGTGCCGCTGCACGGCTGGCTGCCGGACGCCCACTCCCAGGCGCCGACCGCCGGTTCCGTCGACCTCGCGGGGATCCTGCTGAAAACCGCGGCCTACGGTCTGCTGCGCTTTGCGTTGCCGCTGTTCCCGAACGCCTCCGCCGAGTTTGCGCCCATCGCGATGTGGCTGGGCGTGATCGGGATCTTCTACGGCGCGTGGATGGCCTTTGCGCAGACGGATATCAAACGTCTTATCGCCTACACCTCCGTGTCCCACATGGGCTTCGTGCTGATTGCTATCTACACCGGCAGCCAGCTGGCGTATCAGGGGGCGGTGATCCAGATGATTGCTCACGGTCTCTCCGCGGCGGGTCTGTTTATTCTCTGCGGCCAGCTGTACGAACGTCTGCATACTCGTGACATGCGTCAGATGGGCGGTCTGTGGAGCAAAATCAAATGGCTGCCGGCGATGTCGATGTTCTTCGCCGTCGCCACCCTGGGGATGCCGGGCACGGGTAACTTCGTCGGCGAATTTATGATCCTGTTCGGCAGCTATAAAGTGGTGCCGGTGATCACCGTGATCTCGACCTTTGGTCTGGTATTCGCGTCCGTTTACTCGCTGTCGATGCTGCATCGCGCTTATTTCGGTAAAGCGAAAAGCGAAATCGCGGCGAAAGCGCTGCCGGGGATGTCCCTGCGTGAACTGTCTATCATCCTGCTGCTGGTGGTGCTGCTTGTGCTGTTGGGCTTCTTCCCGCAGCCGATCCTCGACACCTCGCATGCTGCGATGAGCAACATTCAGCAGTGGTTTGTTAATTCTGTTTCTACTACAAGGCCGTAA
- the menF gene encoding isochorismate synthase MenF, with protein sequence MLSVSTALARLRDGLSEPFPDSPGTRIIDIAFPLNDAFDPLLWCGQQPQWPQFYWQQRNGDEELAALGAVKSFPSLDAANRFLHQAGRQDLRICGLNAFAPQQGRLVLPRLEWRRCGGRAVMRLVLHSDLSLRDDAVTARDFLASLTTAQATPGGVPPLLSERHSSDYPQWQAMIDQATQAIAAGDMDKVVLARATDLQFAAPLDAVSIMAASRSRNLNCFHFLMAFNARQAFFGSTPERLWRRRGALLRTEALAGTVANHQDDAKAQQLADWLMKDDKNQRENMLVVEDICQRLQSEASTLDVLPPQVVRLRKVQHLRRCIWTELAEPDDSRCLLQLQPTAAVAGLPRRAALAFIQRHEPFSREWYAGSAGYLSLAQSEFCVALRSAKVDNDTLRLYAGAGIVSGSDAQQEWQEIDNKAAGLRSLLCP encoded by the coding sequence GTGCTGTCTGTTTCCACTGCGCTGGCCCGTTTACGTGACGGCCTGAGTGAGCCCTTTCCTGACTCACCCGGCACGCGAATTATCGATATTGCCTTTCCGCTGAATGATGCCTTCGATCCGCTGCTATGGTGCGGCCAGCAGCCGCAGTGGCCGCAGTTCTACTGGCAGCAGCGCAATGGCGACGAGGAGCTGGCGGCGCTGGGGGCGGTAAAAAGCTTTCCCTCGCTCGACGCCGCAAACCGCTTTTTACACCAGGCCGGGCGGCAGGATCTGCGCATCTGCGGCCTGAATGCGTTTGCCCCGCAGCAGGGCCGGCTGGTGCTGCCGCGTCTGGAGTGGCGTCGGTGCGGCGGCAGGGCCGTGATGCGGCTGGTGCTGCACAGCGACCTCTCCCTGCGCGACGATGCCGTGACGGCGCGTGATTTTCTCGCCAGTCTGACCACCGCCCAGGCGACACCTGGCGGCGTGCCGCCGCTGCTGAGCGAGCGCCACTCCTCCGATTATCCCCAGTGGCAGGCAATGATAGACCAGGCGACGCAGGCCATCGCCGCCGGCGACATGGATAAAGTGGTGCTGGCGCGGGCAACCGACCTGCAGTTTGCCGCCCCGCTGGATGCCGTGAGCATCATGGCCGCCAGCCGCAGCCGCAATCTTAACTGTTTTCATTTCCTGATGGCGTTCAATGCCCGGCAGGCGTTTTTCGGCTCCACGCCGGAGCGGCTGTGGCGCCGGCGCGGCGCGCTGCTGCGCACCGAAGCGCTGGCGGGCACCGTCGCTAATCATCAGGATGACGCGAAGGCGCAGCAGCTGGCCGACTGGTTGATGAAAGACGACAAAAATCAGCGGGAAAACATGCTGGTGGTGGAGGATATCTGCCAGCGCCTGCAGAGTGAGGCCTCGACGCTGGACGTTCTGCCGCCGCAGGTGGTGAGGCTGCGCAAGGTGCAGCATCTCCGACGCTGCATCTGGACCGAGCTGGCGGAGCCTGACGACAGCCGCTGTCTGCTGCAGCTCCAGCCCACCGCCGCGGTGGCCGGCCTGCCGCGGCGGGCGGCGCTGGCATTCATTCAGCGCCATGAACCTTTTTCCCGTGAATGGTACGCCGGTTCCGCCGGGTATCTGTCGCTGGCGCAAAGCGAGTTTTGCGTGGCGCTGCGTTCGGCGAAAGTGGACAACGACACTCTGCGACTGTATGCCGGGGCGGGGATCGTCAGCGGCTCCGATGCGCAGCAGGAGTGGCAGGAGATTGACAACAAAGCGGCCGGGCTGCGCTCGCTGCTGTGTCCATAA
- the nuoJ gene encoding NADH-quinone oxidoreductase subunit J translates to MEFAFYICGLIAILATLRVVTHTNPVHALLYLIISLLAIAGVFFSLGAYFAGALEIIVYAGAIMVLFVFVVMMLNLGGSEIEQERKWLQPGIWIGPAILSAVLLVVIVYAILGINDQGIDGAAINAKEVGIALFGSYVLAVELASMLLLAGLVVAFHIGREERAGEVLSNRVNDSDKRKTEEHA, encoded by the coding sequence ATGGAATTCGCTTTTTATATCTGTGGCCTGATCGCCATCCTCGCAACCTTGCGGGTCGTCACCCACACCAATCCGGTGCATGCGCTGCTGTACCTGATCATTTCGCTGTTAGCGATTGCCGGGGTGTTCTTCTCGCTGGGCGCTTACTTCGCCGGGGCGCTGGAGATTATCGTTTACGCCGGGGCCATTATGGTGCTGTTCGTCTTCGTGGTGATGATGCTCAACCTGGGCGGCAGCGAAATCGAACAGGAACGCAAATGGCTGCAGCCGGGGATCTGGATTGGCCCGGCCATCCTCTCCGCGGTGCTGCTGGTGGTTATCGTTTACGCTATCCTGGGGATTAACGACCAGGGTATCGACGGCGCGGCGATCAACGCCAAAGAAGTGGGTATTGCGCTGTTTGGGTCGTACGTCCTGGCGGTGGAGCTGGCCTCCATGCTGCTGCTGGCGGGCCTGGTAGTCGCCTTCCATATTGGCCGCGAAGAGCGCGCCGGCGAGGTGCTGAGCAACCGCGTGAACGACAGCGACAAAAGAAAAACGGAGGAACACGCATGA
- a CDS encoding GNAT family N-acetyltransferase: MMTWQDLHHSELTVPQLYALLKLRSEVFVVEQQCAYQDVDGDDLVGENRHLLGWRDGELVAYARILKSEETYDPVVIGRVIVSPAARGEKLGHQLMAQALASCQRHWPQKAIYLGAQAHLQAFYAHFGFTPVTEVYDEDGIPHIGMARESRAL, from the coding sequence ATGATGACCTGGCAGGATCTCCATCATAGTGAACTTACCGTTCCCCAACTGTATGCGCTGCTGAAGCTGCGCAGCGAAGTCTTTGTCGTGGAGCAGCAGTGCGCCTATCAGGATGTCGACGGCGATGATTTGGTCGGGGAAAATCGCCATCTGCTCGGCTGGCGCGATGGCGAACTGGTGGCCTATGCGCGGATCCTTAAAAGCGAAGAGACGTACGATCCGGTGGTGATTGGCCGGGTTATCGTCAGCCCCGCCGCGCGCGGCGAAAAGCTCGGCCATCAGCTGATGGCGCAGGCGCTGGCCAGCTGTCAGCGGCACTGGCCGCAAAAGGCGATTTACCTCGGGGCGCAGGCGCATCTGCAAGCCTTTTACGCCCACTTCGGTTTTACGCCAGTGACTGAGGTCTATGATGAGGATGGCATTCCGCACATCGGCATGGCGCGGGAAAGCCGCGCTCTCTGA
- the nuoK gene encoding NADH-quinone oxidoreductase subunit NuoK — MIPLTHGLILAAILFVLGLTGLVIRRNLLFMLISLEIMINAAALAFVVAGSYWGQTDGQIMYILAISLAAAEASIGLALLLQLHRRRQNLNIDSVSELRG; from the coding sequence ATGATCCCCTTAACACATGGACTGATCCTCGCGGCCATCCTGTTTGTGCTTGGTCTGACGGGGCTGGTGATCCGCCGCAATCTGCTGTTTATGTTGATCAGCCTGGAAATCATGATTAACGCCGCCGCGCTGGCCTTTGTGGTGGCGGGCAGCTACTGGGGCCAGACTGATGGTCAGATTATGTATATCCTCGCTATCAGCCTCGCGGCTGCGGAAGCGAGTATCGGTCTGGCGCTGCTGCTGCAGCTCCATCGTCGCCGCCAGAACCTGAACATCGATTCAGTAAGTGAGTTGCGTGGATGA
- the nuoI gene encoding NADH-quinone oxidoreductase subunit NuoI — MTLKELLVGFGTQVRSIWMIGLHAFAKRETRMYPEEPVYLPPRYRGRIVLTRDPDGAERCVACNLCAVACPVGCISLQKAETVDGRWYPEFFRINFSRCIFCGLCEEACPTTAIQLTPDFELGEYKRQDLVYEKEDLLISGPGKYPEYNFYRMAGMAIDGKDKGEAENEAKPIDVKSLLP; from the coding sequence ATGACCTTAAAAGAATTATTGGTGGGGTTCGGCACCCAGGTCCGGAGTATCTGGATGATTGGCCTGCATGCCTTCGCCAAACGTGAAACCCGGATGTACCCGGAAGAGCCGGTCTATTTGCCGCCGCGTTATCGCGGCCGCATCGTGCTGACGCGCGATCCGGACGGTGCAGAGCGCTGCGTCGCCTGTAACCTGTGTGCGGTAGCCTGCCCGGTGGGCTGTATTTCGCTGCAGAAAGCAGAGACGGTAGACGGCCGCTGGTACCCTGAGTTCTTCCGCATCAACTTCTCACGCTGCATCTTCTGCGGTCTGTGCGAAGAAGCGTGCCCGACCACGGCGATCCAGTTGACCCCTGACTTCGAGCTGGGTGAATACAAACGTCAGGATCTGGTGTACGAAAAAGAGGATCTGCTGATTTCCGGTCCGGGCAAATACCCGGAATATAACTTCTACCGGATGGCGGGTATGGCAATCGACGGCAAAGATAAGGGCGAAGCGGAAAACGAAGCTAAGCCGATCGACGTCAAGAGCCTGTTACCGTAA
- the nuoN gene encoding NADH-quinone oxidoreductase subunit NuoN — MTITPQQLIALLPLLIVGLTVVVVMLSIAWRRNHFLNATLSVLGLNAALVSLWFVGQNGAMDVTPLIRVDGYAMLYTGLVLLASLATCTFAYPWLEGYKDNKEEFYLLVLIAALGGILLAGANHLAALFLGIELISLPLFGLVGYAFRQKRSLEASIKYTILSAAASSFLLFGMALVYANSGNLSFLALGKSLADNTLHEPLLLAGLGLMIVGLGFKLSLVPFHLWTPDVYQGAPAPVSTFLATASKIAIFGVVMRLFLYMPVGNSEAVRVVLGLIAFASIIFGNLMALSQTNIKRLLGYSSISHLGYLLVALIALQSGEMSMEAVGVYLAGYLFSSLGAFGVVSLMSSPYRGPDADSLFSYRGLFWHRPILSAVMTVMMLSLAGIPMTLGFIGKFYVLAVGVHAHLWWLVAAVVVGSAIGLYYYLRVAVSLYLSAPEQLNRDAPSNWQYSAGGIVVLISALLVLVLGIWPQPLISIVQLATPLM; from the coding sequence ATGACAATAACTCCACAACAACTGATCGCACTGCTACCGCTGCTGATCGTCGGCTTGACGGTGGTGGTTGTGATGCTCTCCATTGCGTGGCGACGCAATCATTTTCTCAATGCCACGCTGTCGGTTCTCGGACTTAACGCCGCGCTGGTCTCGCTCTGGTTCGTCGGCCAGAACGGGGCGATGGACGTCACGCCGCTGATCCGCGTTGACGGCTACGCTATGCTCTATACCGGGCTGGTGCTGCTGGCGAGCCTCGCGACCTGTACTTTCGCCTACCCGTGGCTTGAGGGTTACAAGGACAACAAAGAAGAGTTCTACCTGCTGGTGTTGATTGCCGCCCTGGGTGGTATTCTGCTGGCCGGTGCGAATCATCTGGCGGCGCTGTTCCTCGGCATCGAGTTGATCTCCTTGCCGCTGTTCGGCCTGGTCGGCTACGCCTTCCGCCAGAAGCGTTCGCTGGAAGCGAGCATCAAATACACCATCCTCTCAGCGGCAGCCTCCTCTTTCCTGCTGTTCGGTATGGCGCTGGTGTATGCGAACTCCGGCAACCTGTCCTTCCTTGCGCTGGGCAAGAGCCTGGCGGACAACACCCTGCACGAGCCGCTGCTGCTGGCGGGGCTCGGCCTGATGATCGTCGGTCTTGGCTTTAAGCTGTCGCTGGTGCCGTTCCACCTGTGGACGCCGGACGTTTACCAGGGGGCGCCTGCGCCGGTCTCCACCTTCCTGGCGACCGCCAGCAAGATTGCTATCTTCGGCGTGGTGATGCGTCTGTTCCTGTACATGCCGGTGGGCAACAGCGAAGCGGTGCGCGTGGTGCTGGGGCTGATCGCCTTCGCCTCTATCATCTTCGGTAACCTGATGGCGCTGAGCCAGACCAATATCAAACGTCTGCTCGGTTACTCTTCAATCTCCCACCTCGGCTATCTGCTGGTGGCGCTGATCGCCCTGCAAAGCGGCGAAATGTCGATGGAAGCCGTTGGCGTCTACCTGGCCGGCTACCTGTTCAGCAGCCTCGGCGCGTTCGGCGTGGTCAGCCTGATGTCCAGCCCATACCGTGGCCCGGACGCGGACTCGCTGTTCTCCTACCGCGGTCTGTTCTGGCACCGTCCGATCCTGTCGGCGGTGATGACGGTGATGATGCTCTCCCTGGCCGGTATCCCAATGACTCTCGGCTTTATCGGTAAGTTCTACGTACTGGCCGTCGGTGTTCACGCCCATCTGTGGTGGCTGGTTGCCGCGGTGGTTGTCGGCTCGGCGATCGGTCTCTACTACTACCTGCGCGTGGCGGTGAGTTTGTACCTGAGCGCGCCGGAGCAGCTGAACCGTGATGCGCCGTCGAACTGGCAGTACAGCGCGGGCGGTATCGTGGTGCTGATCTCTGCCCTGCTGGTGCTGGTGCTCGGTATCTGGCCGCAGCCGCTGATTAGCATCGTGCAGCTGGCGACGCCGCTGATGTAA
- the nuoL gene encoding NADH-quinone oxidoreductase subunit L encodes MNMLALTILLPLIGFVLLAFSRGRWSENLSATVGMGSVGLAALVTAYVGVDFFANGKQAVSVPLWTWMSVGDFNIGFNLVLDGLSLTMLSVVTGVGFLIHMFASWYMRGEEGYSRFFAYTNLFIASMVVLVLADNLLLMYLGWEGVGLCSYLLIGFYYTDPKNGAAAMKAFVVTRVGDVFLAFALFILYNELGTLNFREMVELAPQHFANGSTTLQWATLMLLGGAVGKSAQLPLQTWLADAMAGPTPVSALIHAATMVTAGVYLIARTHGLFLMTPEVLHLVGIVGAVTLVLAGFAALVQTDIKRVLAYSTMSQIGYMFLALGVQAWDAAIFHLMTHAFFKALLFLSSGSVILACHHEQNIFKMGGLRKSIPLVYVCFLVGGAALSALPLITAGFFSKDEILAGAMANGHINLMVAGLVGAFMTSLYTFRMIFIVFHGKEQIHAHAGKGITHHLPLIVLLVLSTFVGALIVPPLEGVLPQTTELAHGNVMTLEIASGIIAIAGILIAAWLWLGKRTLVTSIANSAPGRFFGTWWFHAWGFDWLYDKVFVKPFLGIAWLLKSDPLNALMNIPAILSRFAGKGLLVSENGYLRWYVASMSIGAVVVLALLMVLR; translated from the coding sequence ATGAACATGCTTGCCTTAACCATTCTTTTGCCATTGATTGGCTTTGTGCTGCTGGCCTTTTCCCGCGGGCGCTGGTCGGAAAACCTTTCCGCCACCGTTGGCATGGGCTCGGTAGGCCTGGCGGCGCTGGTCACCGCCTACGTCGGCGTTGACTTTTTCGCTAACGGCAAACAGGCGGTCAGCGTGCCGCTGTGGACCTGGATGTCGGTTGGGGATTTCAACATCGGCTTCAACCTGGTGCTGGACGGCCTGTCGCTGACCATGCTCTCCGTGGTGACCGGCGTCGGCTTCCTGATCCATATGTTCGCCTCCTGGTATATGCGCGGTGAAGAGGGCTATTCCCGCTTCTTCGCCTACACCAACCTGTTTATCGCCAGCATGGTGGTTCTGGTACTGGCCGATAACCTGCTGCTGATGTACCTGGGTTGGGAAGGGGTGGGTCTCTGCTCTTACCTGCTGATCGGTTTCTACTACACCGATCCGAAGAACGGCGCCGCAGCGATGAAAGCGTTTGTGGTGACCCGCGTCGGCGACGTGTTCCTCGCCTTCGCGCTGTTCATTCTTTATAACGAACTGGGTACCCTCAACTTCCGCGAAATGGTTGAGCTGGCGCCGCAGCACTTCGCTAACGGCAGCACCACGCTGCAGTGGGCGACGCTGATGCTGCTCGGCGGCGCGGTCGGTAAATCCGCCCAGCTGCCGCTGCAAACGTGGCTTGCCGATGCGATGGCGGGTCCGACGCCAGTCTCCGCGCTGATCCACGCCGCCACCATGGTTACCGCGGGCGTCTACCTGATCGCCCGTACCCACGGTCTGTTCCTGATGACGCCGGAAGTGCTGCATCTGGTCGGGATCGTCGGGGCGGTAACGCTGGTGCTGGCGGGCTTCGCCGCGCTGGTGCAGACCGACATCAAACGCGTTCTCGCTTACTCCACCATGAGCCAGATTGGCTACATGTTTCTCGCGCTGGGCGTGCAGGCATGGGATGCGGCGATTTTCCATCTGATGACCCACGCGTTTTTTAAAGCGCTGCTGTTCCTGTCGTCGGGTTCGGTGATTCTCGCCTGCCATCACGAACAGAACATCTTCAAGATGGGCGGCCTGCGCAAATCTATTCCGCTGGTGTACGTCTGCTTCCTGGTGGGGGGCGCGGCGCTGTCCGCTCTGCCGCTCATTACCGCAGGCTTCTTCAGTAAGGATGAGATTCTGGCGGGGGCGATGGCCAACGGCCATATCAACCTGATGGTGGCGGGCCTGGTCGGCGCCTTTATGACCTCGCTGTACACCTTCCGCATGATTTTCATCGTGTTCCACGGTAAAGAGCAAATTCACGCGCACGCAGGGAAGGGGATCACCCATCATCTGCCGCTGATTGTGCTGCTGGTGCTGTCCACCTTCGTTGGCGCGCTGATCGTGCCGCCGCTGGAAGGCGTCCTGCCGCAGACCACTGAACTGGCGCACGGCAACGTGATGACGCTGGAGATTGCCTCCGGGATCATCGCCATTGCCGGCATCCTGATCGCCGCATGGCTGTGGCTGGGCAAACGCACCCTGGTGACCTCTATCGCCAACAGCGCGCCTGGCCGCTTCTTCGGTACCTGGTGGTTCCATGCCTGGGGCTTCGACTGGTTATACGACAAAGTCTTCGTTAAGCCATTCCTCGGCATTGCCTGGCTGCTGAAGAGCGATCCGCTGAACGCATTGATGAACATCCCGGCGATCCTCTCCCGCTTCGCAGGTAAAGGCCTGCTGGTGAGCGAGAACGGCTATCTGCGCTGGTATGTGGCGTCAATGAGCATCGGCGCGGTGGTGGTGCTGGCGCTGCTGATGGTATTGCGTTGA
- the rnz gene encoding ribonuclease Z produces MELTFLGTSAGVPTRTRNMTSIILNLQQPTRAEMWLFDCGEGTQHQFLHTPHHPGKLNKIFITHLHGDHLFGLPGLLCSRSMQGNSLPLTVYGPKGIKEFIDTALRLSGSWTDYPLTIVEVGPGLVFDEEGYRVTAFPLSHPVECYGYRIEQHDKPGALDAAQLIADGVPPGPLFHRLKRGEQVTLADGRTIDGSRYLGPATPGKTLAIFGDTAPCPQALEMARGADVMVHETTLEQAMAEKANSRGHSSSQQTAALAKEAGVGTLIATHFSSRYDAEGCLRMLAECREIFPDTLLAEDFMVYRVA; encoded by the coding sequence ATGGAATTAACTTTTTTGGGGACATCCGCCGGGGTGCCGACCCGCACGCGTAATATGACGTCGATAATACTCAATTTGCAACAGCCAACCCGCGCCGAAATGTGGTTGTTTGACTGCGGCGAAGGGACCCAGCATCAATTTCTGCATACGCCCCATCATCCAGGCAAACTGAATAAGATCTTTATTACCCATCTGCACGGCGACCATCTGTTCGGCCTGCCCGGCCTGCTGTGCAGCCGCTCGATGCAGGGGAATTCGCTGCCGCTGACGGTCTACGGACCAAAAGGAATAAAGGAATTCATTGACACCGCGCTGCGCCTCAGCGGTTCGTGGACCGATTATCCCCTGACCATCGTCGAAGTTGGCCCCGGTCTGGTGTTCGACGAAGAGGGCTATCGGGTCACCGCGTTCCCGCTCAGCCATCCAGTGGAGTGCTACGGGTATCGCATTGAGCAGCATGACAAGCCCGGCGCCCTCGACGCCGCCCAGCTGATTGCCGACGGCGTGCCCCCCGGACCGCTGTTTCACCGGCTTAAGCGCGGTGAACAGGTCACGCTGGCGGATGGCCGGACGATCGACGGCAGCCGCTACCTGGGGCCCGCTACGCCGGGTAAAACGCTGGCCATCTTCGGCGATACCGCCCCCTGCCCGCAGGCGCTGGAAATGGCGCGCGGGGCGGATGTGATGGTGCACGAAACCACGCTGGAGCAGGCGATGGCGGAGAAAGCCAATAGCCGCGGCCACTCTTCCAGCCAGCAGACCGCAGCGCTTGCCAAAGAAGCGGGGGTCGGCACGCTAATCGCCACCCACTTTAGCTCACGCTACGATGCCGAAGGCTGCCTGCGGATGCTGGCGGAATGCCGGGAGATTTTCCCGGACACCCTGCTGGCGGAAGACTTTATGGTCTACAGGGTGGCGTAA